The following proteins come from a genomic window of Nicotiana tomentosiformis chromosome 12, ASM39032v3, whole genome shotgun sequence:
- the LOC138902874 gene encoding uncharacterized protein, whose product MSEFDIEYKPRTAIKSQVFADFVVDFSSGLLPFATKEAVMMSESEVWTLFTDGTSNVKRSGLGVVLITPSGETLKQTIKTVPLTSNEAEYEALIEGLELARGLDSEVIEIKCDSQLVVNQVYGIFKAKEERMQQYVVKVQALLARFREWSITHIPREENAEADALANLGSSAKMKGMDSSTIVQLMHSVLDVDGNYKKRDQFGLGLEK is encoded by the coding sequence atgagtgaatttgacatagagtataaacctaGAACTGCGATTAAGTCACAGGTTTTTGCCGACTTTGTGGTCGATTTCAGTTCGGGACTGCTACCTTTCGCtaccaaagaagcagtgatgATGTCAGAATCAgaagtttggaccttgttcacggacGGAACTTCCAATGTGAAAAGGTCCGGGCTCGGTGTAGTGCTAATTACtccttcgggagaaaccctaaaGCAGACCATAAAAACTGTACCTCTGACTagcaatgaagccgagtatgaagctttgattgaaGGACTCGAGCTGGCTCGGGGACTGGActctgaggtcatagaaatcaaatgtgattcccaattggtagtaaatcaggtctacgggatcttcaaagccaaagaggaacgcatgcaacaatatgtagTGAAAGTCCAGGCCCTGCTCGCAcggttcagggaatggtcaattacacatatcccgagggaagaaaacgCAGAAGCAGATGCACTAGCCAATCTGGGATCGTCTGCAAAAATGAAGGGAATGGACTCCAGTACGATCGTGCAGCTTATGCATTCGGTATTGGACGTAGATGGAAATTACAAAAAACGCGaccaatttggtctgggactggagaaataa